AAATCCAAAAATTAACTGATGAATGTATTAAACATATAGATGAATTATTAGCTAAAAAAGAAAAAGAATTATTAAATATTTAGTGATATAGATGTTTAATAAATTAATTAACTTTTTTAGAATAAAAAAACAAATATCTATAGATTTAGGTACATCTAACGTTTTATTCTACGATAAACAAGCAAAAAAAATAGTTTTAAATGAACCTTCGGTTATAGTTAAAGATAAAAAAACAGATAAGGTAGTTGCTGTAGGTAAAGAAGCTAGAGAAATGTTAGGTAAGAATCCTAAGAGTATTGAAGTTATTAAACCCTTAAAAGATGGAGTAATATCAGATATAGACTCAACAAGAAAAATGCTTTCAGCATTTATGAAGCAAGTTTATGGAGTTTCTCCATTTAAACCTGAAGTAATAATATGTGTTCCTATAGAGGTAACTACAGTTGAAAGACGTGCACTTTTTGATGCCCTTGATGATGCTAAAAGAATATTCTTAATAGAAGAAGGTAGAGCAGCTGTTATGGGTGCTGGTGTAAATATTTCTAATCCAAATGGAAATATGGTTATAGATATAGGGGGAGGATCTACAGATATAGCTATACTATCATTAGATGAAATAGTTGTTTCTAAATCTATTAGAATAGCAGGGAATAAGTTTGATGATGATATAGTTAAATATGTTAAAGAAAAGCTTTACTTAAATATAGGGGATAGAACTGCTGAAAAAATAAAGAAGGAATTGTCTACTGCACTTACAGTACCTAGTTCTGAAAATAAGGAAATGGTAATAAAAGGACTAGGTATTAATAATAAGAAACCTAAGGAATTAACTATTACATCTAATCAAGTATGTGATGCTATAAAAGATTCACTTAATGATTTAGTTGGAGCAGTTAAGGA
The Streptobacillus felis DNA segment above includes these coding regions:
- a CDS encoding rod shape-determining protein, coding for MFNKLINFFRIKKQISIDLGTSNVLFYDKQAKKIVLNEPSVIVKDKKTDKVVAVGKEAREMLGKNPKSIEVIKPLKDGVISDIDSTRKMLSAFMKQVYGVSPFKPEVIICVPIEVTTVERRALFDALDDAKRIFLIEEGRAAVMGAGVNISNPNGNMVIDIGGGSTDIAILSLDEIVVSKSIRIAGNKFDDDIVKYVKEKLYLNIGDRTAEKIKKELSTALTVPSSENKEMVIKGLGINNKKPKELTITSNQVCDAIKDSLNDLVGAVKEVLGKCPPELASDILDNGIVLTGGGALISNLDKLIQNEIKIDVHVPNAPLDSVAVGGSYAFDNKHLLNTLLVKEN